One Lysinibacillus fusiformis genomic window carries:
- a CDS encoding type II CAAX endopeptidase family protein, with amino-acid sequence MLKPLTESKSTSRNLKEILKSHPLTSFFVMAYLFSWIVLTPFILSQWNIIPKTKIFDVFFALNAFVGPMLAAYIMIRTLEGKGEWKVFIKGIWKLKVGLKWYLFALIVIPTVIYLGFVILNGGIPTFKGFTTQFYATYPIYLVVVFFFGGPFPEEIGWRGFALPRMQSKFGSLKATLLLGILWALWHLPHFLTAAQRGGPGSNISLLYYNFPIFIVLCLAVSIILTWVFNSKQGNLFIVMLVHASLNTVGLIQPYLTNPSLKESDLSVGIGLGLFALIILIFTKGKLGYKQSSS; translated from the coding sequence ATACTGAAACCTTTAACAGAATCAAAAAGTACTTCAAGAAATCTAAAAGAAATTTTAAAATCCCATCCATTAACTTCATTCTTTGTTATGGCATATTTATTTTCGTGGATTGTATTAACTCCATTTATCTTATCTCAATGGAATATCATCCCTAAAACTAAAATTTTTGATGTTTTCTTTGCACTTAATGCTTTCGTTGGTCCTATGTTAGCTGCATATATTATGATTAGGACTCTCGAAGGAAAAGGAGAATGGAAAGTTTTTATAAAAGGAATATGGAAACTTAAAGTAGGTTTAAAATGGTACTTATTTGCTCTTATTGTCATTCCTACTGTGATATATTTGGGATTTGTAATTTTAAATGGAGGGATTCCAACTTTTAAAGGGTTTACAACGCAATTTTACGCAACATACCCTATTTATCTTGTTGTAGTCTTCTTCTTTGGTGGTCCATTTCCAGAAGAAATCGGTTGGCGTGGTTTTGCTTTACCTCGAATGCAATCTAAGTTTGGGTCATTAAAGGCAACGCTATTGCTCGGAATTCTTTGGGCGCTTTGGCATTTACCTCATTTTTTAACCGCAGCACAAAGAGGTGGTCCAGGTTCAAACATTTCTCTTCTTTATTATAATTTTCCTATTTTCATTGTGCTATGCCTAGCTGTTTCCATCATTTTAACTTGGGTGTTCAACTCCAAACAAGGAAATTTGTTTATTGTTATGTTGGTTCACGCTAGTTTGAATACTGTTGGTTTAATACAACCTTATCTTACTAACCCTTCTTTGAAAGAATCTGATTTATCTGTTGGCATAGGATTAGGTCTTTTCGCTTTGATAATTCTGATTTTTACAAAGGGTAAATTGGGATATAAGCAATCTTCTTCCTAG
- a CDS encoding M4 family metallopeptidase, translated as MAHGMTEFINELVYEHQSGALNEHFSDVLGSAVKQHVKGQTAKTADWLIGDEIVGPEFPGKALRSMKNPGTASQFDHQPANFGEYKELPLSNDNGGVHLYSGIPNKAFVLVSLEIGTDQAAFLWYTAFQNKQIIHPNATFEEAFEAIVHAADMLTSQGKLPQQAVDAVKNAFHEVGIPSRL; from the coding sequence ATGGCTCACGGAATGACGGAGTTTATTAACGAGCTCGTTTATGAGCATCAATCCGGAGCTTTGAACGAGCACTTCTCGGATGTATTAGGGAGTGCCGTGAAGCAGCACGTGAAGGGACAAACGGCTAAAACGGCAGATTGGCTAATCGGGGATGAAATTGTCGGACCGGAATTTCCAGGCAAGGCATTACGGTCGATGAAAAATCCGGGAACAGCCTCTCAATTCGATCATCAACCTGCGAACTTTGGTGAATACAAAGAGCTGCCTCTCAGTAATGATAATGGCGGCGTCCATCTTTATAGCGGTATACCCAACAAGGCATTTGTCCTTGTATCGTTAGAAATTGGAACGGATCAGGCGGCATTCCTGTGGTATACTGCTTTTCAAAACAAGCAGATTATTCACCCGAACGCCACATTTGAAGAAGCATTCGAAGCTATCGTGCACGCGGCGGATATGCTTACAAGTCAAGGTAAGTTACCTCAACAAGCTGTAGATGCCGTAAAGAATGCATTTCACGAAGTGGGTATTCCAAGCCGATTATAA
- a CDS encoding Ger(x)C family spore germination protein yields the protein MKKSVTLILLILFLLLLSGCWSKRELNEIAIVLAFGVDKIDDEYQISVQIANPSETTNKLASSTGRLPVVTFISKGESILDAVKNLSTVTPRKAYFAHLQIVVIGEELANEGIKNILDLLARNNEVRDDFNIIISRNAYAKDILTILTPIEKIPANKLKNSLNVSEKDLGSTLSVNFNDLMSSLKSDAKSSVLSVIEIKGDTKLGKDKKNVEMIETPAVLQYTGLALIKEYKLIGFLAKKESKSLNYLKNNIDNTVEIVSCPKKGDLTTVISNVLTKTNGKIEEGKPTITVHIDVEQKVGEVNCEVNLTDGKTLQMINNKTANLIEFKLNEVLNLIQKEYQTDVLEYSEVLHRADPAEWNKLKKQWTELFPELEVNIEIDVKTTGFGTIENWEN from the coding sequence ATAAAGAAGTCTGTAACACTGATTTTATTAATTCTATTCCTCTTACTTTTAAGTGGCTGTTGGAGTAAAAGGGAATTAAATGAAATTGCTATTGTTTTGGCTTTTGGTGTTGATAAAATAGATGACGAGTATCAAATTTCTGTTCAAATCGCAAACCCTAGTGAAACAACCAACAAACTAGCATCTTCAACAGGCCGATTACCTGTTGTTACCTTTATATCAAAAGGAGAATCTATATTAGATGCAGTAAAAAATTTATCGACTGTAACCCCCAGAAAAGCCTATTTTGCGCATTTACAAATAGTTGTTATTGGTGAAGAACTAGCTAATGAAGGAATAAAAAATATATTAGATTTATTAGCTAGAAATAATGAGGTCAGAGATGACTTTAACATTATTATTAGTCGAAATGCATACGCTAAAGATATTTTAACTATACTTACTCCTATAGAAAAAATACCTGCAAATAAATTGAAAAATTCTTTAAATGTTTCCGAAAAAGATTTAGGTTCAACACTATCTGTAAATTTTAACGATTTAATGAGTTCGTTAAAAAGTGATGCAAAAAGCTCTGTTTTGTCAGTTATAGAAATAAAAGGAGATACAAAATTAGGTAAAGACAAAAAAAATGTTGAGATGATTGAAACACCCGCAGTTTTACAATATACCGGATTGGCTTTAATTAAAGAGTATAAACTAATTGGTTTTTTAGCAAAAAAAGAAAGTAAAAGTTTGAATTATTTAAAAAATAATATCGATAACACTGTAGAAATTGTATCTTGTCCAAAGAAAGGAGATCTTACTACTGTGATATCAAATGTTTTAACAAAAACTAATGGAAAAATAGAGGAAGGTAAACCAACAATAACTGTTCATATTGATGTTGAACAAAAGGTTGGTGAAGTTAATTGTGAAGTTAACTTAACAGATGGAAAAACTCTTCAAATGATAAATAATAAAACAGCAAACTTAATTGAATTTAAATTAAACGAAGTATTGAATTTAATTCAAAAGGAATATCAAACAGATGTATTAGAATATAGCGAAGTCTTACACCGAGCTGATCCAGCAGAATGGAATAAATTAAAAAAGCAATGGACAGAACTATTTCCGGAATTAGAGGTAAACATCGAAATCGATGTTAAAACCACTGGGTTTGGAACTATTGAAAACTGGGAGAATTAA
- a CDS encoding DUF3953 domain-containing protein: MLKFLQIILSITVISLAGYGLITEDFKFQPYMMLFLGLMMLVMGLREFQKGQKGYGWLSIVVFIFILFVSIKSFLLK; the protein is encoded by the coding sequence TTGTTAAAGTTTTTGCAAATTATTTTATCAATAACAGTTATTTCACTTGCAGGATATGGATTGATTACTGAAGATTTTAAGTTTCAACCATATATGATGTTGTTTTTAGGTTTAATGATGTTGGTAATGGGATTAAGAGAATTTCAAAAGGGACAAAAAGGTTACGGCTGGCTAAGTATAGTTGTATTTATATTTATTTTATTTGTATCAATCAAAAGTTTCTTATTGAAGTAA
- a CDS encoding nucleoside hydrolase, translated as MRKIIIDTDTGSDDAVALMMALKSTEVDILAITTVCGNVPLELATKNALMTVEVTNAQKPPIYVGAAKPLMRDLVTAVNVHGEDGMGDDNLIHPTINPESGHAVDMILDLVETNPEEIELVTIGPVTNIALAILKAPKTMKKVKRIYSMGTAGFGPGNTTPVAEFNVYVDAEAYSIMMKSGIPISIIGFDVCLGDAAWNREDMECLMASEKEEAVFAVQCNNSLLEYNLQASGGYFVDLPDAVAMGVVLWDDIVLEDKLCYCYVCTTEEATYGQVIINDGSKLAISDGFGSNPPNATVCKTIDNQLFKKRLLELLIS; from the coding sequence ATGAGAAAAATAATTATTGATACAGATACAGGAAGTGATGATGCAGTTGCGTTAATGATGGCACTAAAATCAACGGAGGTAGATATTCTGGCTATTACGACTGTTTGTGGGAACGTACCTCTGGAACTTGCAACTAAAAATGCTTTAATGACTGTAGAAGTAACAAATGCGCAAAAGCCACCTATCTATGTAGGAGCAGCTAAACCACTAATGAGAGATCTTGTAACAGCAGTTAATGTACATGGTGAAGATGGTATGGGAGATGATAATTTAATTCATCCAACCATTAATCCTGAATCTGGACATGCAGTTGACATGATCTTAGACTTGGTAGAAACAAATCCAGAAGAAATAGAACTTGTTACTATAGGCCCTGTTACAAATATAGCACTTGCAATATTAAAGGCGCCAAAAACCATGAAGAAAGTTAAACGTATTTATTCGATGGGTACTGCTGGATTTGGCCCTGGAAACACTACACCTGTAGCTGAATTTAATGTATATGTAGATGCAGAAGCATATAGCATTATGATGAAATCGGGAATTCCTATTAGTATTATCGGCTTTGACGTTTGCTTGGGTGATGCAGCTTGGAATAGAGAAGATATGGAATGTTTAATGGCGAGCGAGAAGGAAGAAGCAGTGTTTGCCGTTCAATGCAACAATTCTCTTCTGGAATACAACCTACAAGCAAGTGGCGGGTACTTTGTTGATTTGCCTGATGCAGTGGCAATGGGTGTTGTATTATGGGATGATATCGTTCTTGAAGACAAATTATGTTACTGTTATGTGTGTACCACAGAAGAAGCGACTTATGGCCAAGTTATCATAAATGATGGAAGTAAATTAGCTATCTCAGATGGTTTTGGTAGCAATCCTCCTAATGCAACTGTCTGTAAGACCATTGACAATCAGTTATTCAAGAAACGATTATTAGAATTATTGATAAGTTAA
- a CDS encoding Crp/Fnr family transcriptional regulator: MHLKDILNDAPAHIKKEFIYRRHQKGSLIIPPQEQNNYLYILVTGTAEVYRQSYEGTVVSLYIYDSYSCFGEIEIFNKKIKTLSVIAKHNCETIVIHKTQVYEWMKVDFNFNFYLIKQLASKLILSSDTSVQLSLLTVKDRLLLSMHNHYKIGDLDCITKQILSSEVHAPIRSLNRSIAQCINEGFISYKDKKFSIISIEELEKYLEDFY; this comes from the coding sequence ATGCATCTTAAAGATATTTTGAATGATGCACCAGCGCATATAAAAAAAGAATTTATCTATAGACGACATCAGAAAGGTAGCCTTATTATTCCTCCACAAGAACAAAATAATTACCTGTATATTCTAGTTACAGGTACAGCAGAAGTGTATAGACAAAGTTATGAAGGAACGGTGGTTTCCTTATATATTTACGATTCATATAGTTGTTTTGGTGAGATAGAAATATTTAATAAAAAAATCAAAACACTCAGTGTTATTGCAAAACACAATTGTGAAACGATAGTTATTCATAAAACACAGGTTTACGAATGGATGAAAGTCGATTTTAATTTTAATTTTTACTTAATTAAACAACTTGCCTCAAAATTAATACTAAGTTCAGATACCTCGGTGCAGTTATCACTTCTAACAGTAAAGGATCGTCTATTATTAAGTATGCACAATCATTATAAAATTGGTGACTTAGATTGTATTACAAAGCAAATTTTATCGAGTGAAGTTCATGCACCAATTAGAAGTTTAAATCGATCAATAGCTCAGTGCATAAATGAAGGATTTATAAGTTATAAAGATAAAAAATTCTCTATTATTTCAATTGAAGAGTTAGAAAAATACCTTGAAGATTTTTACTAA